In Aedes albopictus strain Foshan chromosome 3, AalbF5, whole genome shotgun sequence, the following are encoded in one genomic region:
- the LOC109420348 gene encoding basement membrane proteoglycan: MTARKQSAFFVLSVISWTLVTVLAVDRTPIRYRPFRCRNGWSVSQTFRCDRFRHCIDGSDEEGCVPAGFLEVPPLNATVVVDNWMNLTCRASGVPIPIIEWKVYGKQPEAYCDWITEDGVGQLSCRMRLIDSGNYSCVARQLNRTIETMPTAAKVVGNVCKDGFFNEVGRNKMCIKCFCSGVSTLCHAVDLYRWNYTMAMNDWKMKYATVSDLQMVNVKIFDQFKDVPKNVTPYYFLPFRFTRNQVGSYGEQFRYQIQLYNSFNSRIEPDVILKGYNTTLFYFIKQPLLTNQTNPITFRFHETSFRKPDGRRPTREDFMTVLAYIDTFLIRMYPTRPGDGPSFMPSEAPMVMDASTQLGYHGLGKVTRVEECRCPHGYRGTSCELCDFGYHRVMRFLRTGACMPWEWHREEYYKVSTSTTMRNYHYV; this comes from the exons ATGACAGCTCGGAAGCAATCAGCGTTTTTTGTTTTGTCAGTAATAAGCTGGACGCTGGTGACTGTACTAGCAG TTGACAGAACTCCCATTCGGTATCGCCCGTTCCGCTGTCGCAATGGATGGTCTGTGTCGCAAACCTTCCGGTGCGACCGTTTCCGGCACTGTATCGATGGATCAGATGAGGAAGGCTGTGTTCCGGCAGGTTTTCTGGAGGTTCCTCCGCTGAACGCAACTGTAGTGGTAGACAACTGGATGAACTTGACCTGTAGAGCAAGCGGTGTTCCAATCCCAATCATCGAGTGGAAGGTGTACGGTAAGCAGCCAGAAGCTTACTGTGACTGGATTACTGAAGATGGCGTGGGGCAGCTGAGCTGTCGGATGCGACTAATTGATAGTGGGAATTATAGCTGTGTGGCGCGACAACTCAATAGGACTATTGAAACGATGCCAACAGCTGCTAAGGTTGTCGGTAACGTATGCAAGGATGGCTTCTTCAATGAGGTGGGGAGGAACAAAATGTGCATCAAGTGCTTCTGCTCTGGAGTGTCTACTCTTTGTCATGCTGTCGATCTCTACCGATGGAAT TACACAATGGCGATGAACGATTGGAAAATGAAGTACGCCACTGTTTCGGATCTGCAAATGGTGAACGTAAAAATCTTCGATCAGTTTAAGGACGTTCCGAAAAACGTCACACCATACTACTTTCTTCCCTTCAGATTCACCAGAAATCAAGTTGGATCGTACGGAGAACAGTTTCGGTACCAAATTCAACTGTACAATTCCTTCAATTCTAGGATCGAACCTGATGTTATCTTGAAA GGCTACAATACCACCTTGTTCTATTTCATCAAACAACCGCTTCTAACCAATCAAACCAATCCAATCACGTTCCGATTTCACGAGACCTCATTTCGGAAACCGGACGGCAGACGGCCCACCCGCGAAGACTTCATGACCGTACTGGCGTACATCGATACGTTTCTGATACGGATGTACCCCACCCGACCCGGTGATGGACCATCCTTCATGCCCAGCGAGGCACCAATGGTGATGGATGCTTCGACCCAACTGGGGTACCACGGACTGGGGAAAGTTACCCGAGTGGAGGAGTGCCGCTGTCCCCATGGATATCGGGGGACTTCGTGCGAGCTGTGCGATTTTGGATACCACCGGGTGATGCGCTTCCTCCGAACTGGGGCCTGTATGCCGTGGGAGTGGCACCGGGAAGAGTACTATAAGGTGTCTACGTCGACGACCATGCGCAACTATCATTACGTCTAG
- the LOC109401681 gene encoding laminin subunit alpha-1, whose amino-acid sequence MFRSASILSFVLPLFLGYSYGLELQSGEWTNPRQLTAEVQHGKRLKLIVENVNYTGYRWTFNGTYVSEKCEVKTIGDTSSTLICSDIDWSDEGLYEYQGITWSGKSEKILSVYVKVVACEKSKKHDVELIEKAAQKKRECFCSGITDRCEMADDLFRKKIVVRLLNNHMISSKWSSNDIPVPLKYYSLPMQLKGNLLMSYGGFLVIPAMEKRDDGSPDIVLQGNNQSLVYNSDLGSSTSGELNRRSIQMTEQGWRDLNGRYVSRNTFMTVLSKVKDFYIRSSAANNGLEPLDVVLDSADYKDHGLGKVTTVEKCECRVGYVGLSCEKCSSNYYRRHAVGPLGVCVSFKERWDLAKESIERHQRLEEYRNQLRTL is encoded by the exons ATGTTTCGGAGTGCCAGTATCCTAAGCTTCGTCCTCCCGTTATTTCTCGGATATTCTTACGGGTTGGAGCTCCAATCCGGAGAATGGACTAATCCAAGGCAGTTAACTGCCGAAGTACAGCACGGGAAACGGCTCAAGCTGATCGTAGAGAACGTTAACTACACAGGATACCGTTGGACGTTCAACGGAACTTACGTGTCGGAAAAGTGCGAGGTTAAAACGATTGGTGACACGAGCAGTACTCTAATCTGTTCGGATATTGATTGGTCAGACGAGGGTTTGTATGAATATCAAGGAATCACTTGGAGCGGCAAAAGTGAGAAGATACTATCGGTGTACGTTAAAGTGGTGGCGTGTGAGAAATCTAAGAAACATGACGTTGAGTTAATTGAAAAAGCAGCGCAAAAGAAGAGAGAATGTTTTTGCTCTGGAATCACCGATAGGTGTGAGATGGCAGATGATCTTTTCAGGAAAAAG ATTGTAGTTCGACTTCTCAACAACCACATGATTTCTTCCAAGTGGTCAAGTAATGATATTCCGGTGCCATTGAAGTATTATTCATTGCCCATGCAGTTAAAAGGGAATTTGTTGATGTCGTATGGCGGATTTTTGGTTATTCCAGCTATGGAAAAAAGAGACGATGGTAGTCCGGACATAGTGCTTCAGGGCAATAATCAGTCCCTAGTGTACAACAGCGATCTAGGATCTTCTACTAGTGGCGAACTGAATCGCAGGAGTATTCAAATGACTGAACAGGGCTGGCGTGATTTGAATGGAAGATATGTTTCCCGAAACACCTTCATGACGGTTTTATCGAAAGTGAAAGATTTTTACATAAGGAGCAGTGCTGCCAATAATGGATTGGAACCACTTGATGTCGTATTAGATAGTGCCGACTATAAAGATCATGGACTGGGAAAAGTGACAACGGTAGAAAAATGTGAATGTCGCGTTGGATACGTTGGGCTGTCCTGTGAGAAATGCTCCAGTAATTACTATAGAAGACATGCGGTTGGTCCTCTTGGAGTTTGCGTATCCTTCAAAGAAAGATGGGATTTGGCCAAAGAATCAATTGAAAGGCATCAACGATTGGAGGAATACAGGAATCAATTGAGGACTCTGTAA